The following are from one region of the Dreissena polymorpha isolate Duluth1 chromosome 2, UMN_Dpol_1.0, whole genome shotgun sequence genome:
- the LOC127865560 gene encoding uncharacterized protein LOC127865560, producing MYTDNQLYRTLNNVRTFATDDPLYSKVGKDAISAPSNTANRQYSVDHDDILFAMNTNDDTLHYRLRIGYNNDKLNSDAAKSDPVYSVCKKGAVQKSYVGSSDTSIGIDDSLSSVDGRERNIDMHGYEWNNTLPQTPMCSTTNIPTDSEVIENNKHAVDGVDDSTTEQNP from the exons ATGTACACAGACAACCAACTTTATAGAACACTTAACAATGTTCGAACATTTGCCACTGATGATCCACTATACTCTAAAGTTGGGAAAGATGCCATTAGTGCACCTTCAAACACGGCAAACAGACAGTACTCAGTTGATCACGACGATATCTTATTCGCCATGAATACAAACGATGATACGCTACACTATCGATTACGCATTGGATACAACAATGACAAGCTAAATTCAGATGCTGCTAAGAGCGATCCAGTTTATTCGGTCTGCAAAAAGGGTGCCGTCCAAAAATCTTACGTTGGTTCGTCTGATACAAGTATTGGTATCGATGACTCGCTCTCTTCAGTAGATGGAAGGGAGAGAAACATAg ATATGCATGGGTATGAATGGAACAA TACATTACCACAAACGCCGATGTGTTCCACGACCAATATCCCTACTGATAGCGAAGTTATCGAGAACAACAAACATGCTGTTG ATGGCGTAGATGATTCAACCACAGAACAAAACCCCTAA